In one Anticarsia gemmatalis isolate Benzon Research Colony breed Stoneville strain chromosome 9, ilAntGemm2 primary, whole genome shotgun sequence genomic region, the following are encoded:
- the LOC142975470 gene encoding integrin alpha-PS3-like — protein MARDTILYFLCFVVRYSFQSFVFHENTNIKFIPEKNGLSNEYFGFSTLLRPEGLYVGAPKATNRVKEPTGLVFICSLQELAVRNVSCQHLGSRFQKSRLMTPYDLRRDMWFGASMESVSNDRLLVSAPRSKTQYDSKNLLMHGATYLLSPRRNRILNPLADEGRSSHQAFVTDGLRPEYGSGKTHLYYYAHGQVGFSMAVTKMNTVVMGAPGLLQWTGGIVTYTFNPNDTLPFTTPQPIANPYYTRELEPDDYFGYSVESGTFEKNGGVLYIAGAPRSSLARGKVLLFKPPIGETDPLDIKAKLIGPQTGSYFGATLCRTDINNDGLDDLLVGAPTFVKNDGALPYDQGAVFIYITKPTSSGFVLEDSGFVTGSEADGARFGTAIADLGDVNGDGFRDIAIGAPWEDDGVGAVYIYMGYAGGFKKDNVQRIQPSDARGFGWSIAKGFDVDNNQCNDLAIGAFNSASSYLYRCIPTMRVTAFIRVPNAVNIPHNETTFTAMFCVSAPFIKFRSDVELNLIGNIKTDPADNRAVMLSDPQYTITASPDNEICDQKTIYVNQTADLLKPILLIFELEADELMKESSSTFLMNAARMSHDSLLKTEVPVQLMRDCGEDLFCNPWLHMTLEALDNPYIPGSNQSLGFRLTVLNKEEPGYGIKVNISLPMHPKRIPSDCSFQDLLMSCDFPQPFSRNEKILWEVDLEYNMNVTDKDLVVSAELSDRFNRKITDENYKELSIQVTPESSLSISGKSMPNATMMVLRDNLFAGTNVVFKHDFEITNLGPSDCPSLVVHIRIPDKTNISADIAGCIITDFGYKCVWSVPAKVSFPVSIPLLMDLSIEGEYLLRNMTYNATSTILIESSYGYNQTSFEVTTAMFLEPPCIIWYIVVPCIFIGLLLLSIIVWILHKRGFFLRKRHEMLQREKDNDLLQESDVLPSDDEDVYEELGSNDVD, from the exons atggccagagatacaatattatattttttatgctttgtTGTACGGTATTCTTTTCAAAGTTTTGTATTTCacgaaaatacaaatataaaatttattccgGAAAAAAATGGACTGTCGAATGAATATTTTGGATTTTCAACATTACTAAGACCGGAGGG GCTGTACGTCGGTGCACCGAAAGCAACCAATAGAGTAAAGGAACCGACTGGACTGGTATTTATATGTTCCCTTCAAGAACTGGCCGTCAGAAATGTATCGTGCCAGCATTTAGGCTCCAGGTTTCAGAAAAGCAGGTTAATGACCCCTTACGACTTGAGGAGAGACATGTGGTTTGGTGCATCCATGGAATCTGTTTCAAATGATCGGTTATTG gtATCGGCACCAAGATCAAAAACACAATACGATTCAAAGAACTTACTAATGCATGGAGCGACCTATCTTTTGTCACCAAGAAGGAATCGAATATTGAACCCTTTGGCTGATG AAGGTAGAAGCAGTCACCAAGCATTCGTGACAGATGGTCTAAGACCAGAATATGGATCTGGTAAAACGCACCTGTACTACTACGCTCATGGACAAGTTGGTTTCTCCATGGCCGTTACTAAGATGAACACCGTGGTCATGGGAGCTCCAGGATTATTGCAGTGGACAG gaggTATCGTGACTTATACGTTTAATCCAAATGACACCCTTCCATTTACAACTCCACAACCGATAGCAAATCCTTACTATACAAGGGAATTGGAACCAGATGATTATTTTG GATACAGCGTTGAATCTGGCACTTTTGAGAAAAATGGTGGCGTACTTTATATTGCAGGTGCTCCTCGGTCTAGTTTAGCTCGTGGAAAG GTTTTGCTATTCAAACCACCTATTGGAGAAACGGATCCATTGGATATAAAAGCCAAGCTTATTGGACCTCAAACAGGATCATATTTTGGAGCAACACTTTGTCGCACGGATATCAATAATGATGGACTGGATGATCTACTTGTAGGAGCTCCGACTTTCGTCAAAAATGATGGGGCTCTTCCATACGATCAAGGAGCTGTGTTCATTTATATTACTAAGCCG ACCTCATCTGGTTTCGTTTTAGAAGATTCTGGGTTTGTAACAGGCTCTGAGGCTGATGGTGCAAGATTTGGAACAGCGATAGCAGATCTTGGTGATGTCAACGGTGATGGATTCCGAG ACATAGCTATAGGAGCACCTTGGGAAGACGATGGTGTTGGAGCAGTTTACATTTACATGGGTTACGCTGGAGGCTTTAAGAAAGACAATGTTCAAAGAATCCAGCCATCTGATGCAAGAGGCTTTGGCTGGTCGATAGCTAAAGGTTTCGATGTAGATAATAATCAATGCAATG ATCTGGCTATAGGTGCATTTAACAGTGCCTCATCATACCTATACAGGTGTATTCCTACCATGCGTGTGACCGCTTTCATACGGGTACCAAACGCGGTGAACATACCTCACAATGAGACAACATTCACTGCTATGTTCTGTGTGTCTGCACCTTTTATTAAATTTCGATCTGATGTTGAATTAA ATTTAATTGGAAATATAAAAACCGACCCTGCTGACAACCGAGCCGTGATGCTCAGTGATCCACAGTACACAATAACAGCTTCACCTGACAACGAAATATGTGAccaaaaaactatttatgtCAAC cAAACTGCAGATCTACTGAAGccaatacttttaatatttgaacTTGAAGCCGATGAACTGATGAAAG AAAGCTCATCAACATTTCTAATGAACGCTGCAAGAATGTCTCATGATTCGTTGCTGAAGACTGAAGTACCAGTACAGCTGATGAGGGATTGTGGTGAAGACCTGTTCTGTAATCCATGGTTACATATGACTTTAGAGGCTTTggataa CCCCTACATACCGGGAAGTAATCAAAGCCTTGGATTCAGACTCACAGTGCTCAATAAAGAAGAACCAGGTTATGGCATCAAAGTCAACATCTCTTTACCCATGCACCCCAAAAGAATACCAAGTGATTGTTCGTTCCAAGACCTTCTGATGTCCTGCGACTTCCCTCAACCATTCTCAAGGAACGAGAAAATTTTATGGGAGGTAGACTTGGAGTATAATATGAATGTCACTGATAAAGACTTGGTTGTGAGTGCAGAACTTAGTGATCGGTTTAATAGGAAAATAACAGATGAGAATTATAAGGAGTTGAGTATACAAGTTACGCCTGAATCTAGTTTAAGTATTAGTGG aAAATCAATGCCAAATGCAACTATGATGGTTTTAAGAGACAATTTATTCGCGGGAACCAATGTTGTATTTAAACATGATTTTGAA ATAACTAATCTGGGACCTTCGGATTGTCCATCATTAGTTGTTCACATACGGATTCCTGATAAG aCTAATATTTCAGCCGACATCGCAGGCTGTATAATTACAGATTTTGGATACAAATGCGTCTGGTCTGTACCAGCAAAGGTTTCCTTCCCAGTGTCAATTCCTCTCTTGATGGATCTGAGCATCGAAG GAGAATATTTATTACGGAATATGACGTATAATGCTACCTCTACTATACTGATTGAATCTAGCTATGGATATAACCAAAC GTCATTTGAAGTGACTACAGCAATGTTTCTGGAGCCACCATGTATTATTTGGTACATAGTCGTACCGTGTATATTCATAGGACTACTGCTTCTATCAATCATTGTGTGGATTCTTCATAAA CGAGGATTCTTCTTAAGGAAACGCCACGAGATGCTTCAAAGAGAGAAAGATAATGACTTACTGCAAGAATCTGACGTTTTGCCATCCGATGACGAAGATGTGTATGAAGAACTTGGGTCTAATGATGTAGACTGA